Proteins encoded within one genomic window of Agelaius phoeniceus isolate bAgePho1 chromosome 9, bAgePho1.hap1, whole genome shotgun sequence:
- the MARCHF8 gene encoding E3 ubiquitin-protein ligase MARCHF8 isoform X1, producing MLPLPESPGARPKKRRNSLNNRSHATRKSCTEDTHVHSCWKMKLQNEKALGHSVSRSSNISKAGSPTSVSAPHSFSRTSVTPSTQDICSSSAVFSECCHHSPVQSAVVLKNPHCQSPLTQGVTVTVICQDTLHAAKRNSRGQDRGQALRSAKNVKPTRTLKFSKSLNDVDQKAQSTSECFDYVERTRSEGKLTLNQEQCLRINKFHLKERKPLNLRPLSFSNSKHSYIPSLSNYSSASGGAENHSAVHIPLLEDKVDHDSSRSKKLLRYLFSFSHTSSISSLHKFHELESYSSHFQADKSSSMLVESTDFCSDDMGDDDVFEDSTSVKLKPKEQRAPLCSVEKDSDLDCPSPLSEKLPPLSPVSTSGDTCRICHCEGDDESPLITPCHCTGSLHFVHQACLQQWIKSSDTRCCELCKYEFIMETKLKPLRKWEKLQMTASERRKIMCSVTFHIIAITCVVWSLYVLIDRTAEEIKQGQTTGILEWPFWTKLVVVAIGFTGGLLFMYVQCKVYVQLWKRLKAYNRVIYVQNCPETSKKNIFEKPALMEPNFESKEMFGVHHSDTNSSHYTEPEDCAAEILHV from the exons AATGAGAAGGCTTTGGGGCATTCCGTGAGCCGCTCTAGTAACATCTCAAAG GCTGGAAGTCCAACCTCTGTCTCTGCCCCTCATAGCTTCTCTCGGACTTCTGTTACACCATCCACCCAGGACATCTGCAG TTCCAGTGCAGTGTTTTCTGAGTGTTGTCATCACAGTCCAGTGCAGTCTGCTGTTGTCTTGAAAAATCCGCACTGCCAGAGCCCTCTGACACAAGGGGTCACTGTGACAGTAATCTGTCAGGACACGTTACATGCAGCAAAGAGAAACTCCCGTGGGCAGGATCGGGGCCAGGCACTCAGGTCTGCTAAGAATGTAAAGCCCACCCGCACCCTGAAATTCTCCAAGTCCCTCAATGACGTGGACCAGAAGGCGCAGAGCACCAGCGAGTGCTTTGATTATGTGGAGCGGACACGCTCAGAAGGCAAACTGACCCTGAATCAAGAGCAGTGTTTAAGGATTAACAAATTTCATCTTAAAGAGAGGAAACCGCTGAATCTCAGGCCTCTTTCTTTTAGCAATTCTAAGCACTCCTATATCCCTTCCCTTTCCAACTACTCAAGTGCATCGGGAGGAGCAGAGAACCACAGCGCTGTGCATATCCCCCTGCTGGAGGACAAGGTGGACCATGACTCCTCAAGGAGCAAAAAACTGTTGCGttaccttttttccttctcccacaCCTCCAGCATCAGCAGCCTGCATAAATTTCACGAACTGGAGAGCTATTCCAGTCACTTCCAAGCTGACAAATCCTCCAGCATGCTGGTGGAAAGCACAGACTTCTGCTCTGATGATATGGGAGATGATGACGTCTTTGAGGACAGCACCTCAGTGAAACTCAAACCAAAAGAGCAGCGGGCACCACTCTGTTCAGTTGAGAAGGACAGTGACCTAGACTGCCCTTCCCCCCTCTCAGAAAAGTtgccccctctgtcccctgtgtccACATCGGGGGATACCTGCAG GATATGTCACTGTGAAGGAGATGATGAGAGCCCTTTGATTACCCCCTGCCACTGTACGGGCAGTCTTCACTTTGTGCACCAGGCGTGCCTGCAGCAATGGATCAAGAGCTCGGACACGCGATGCTGTGAGCTGTGCAAGTATGAGTTCATCATGGAGACAAAGCTGAAGCCTTTGAGGAAG tgggagaagctgcagatgACAGCCAGCGAGAGGAGGAAGATCATGTGCTCTGTAACATTCCATATCATTGCCATCACCTGTGTTGTGTGGTCTCTCTATGTCCTGATAGACAGGACTGCTGAAGAGATTAAACAGGGACAAACTACCG gTATTCTAGAGTGGCCATTTTGGACTAAGCTGGTAGTTGTGGCTATTGGTTTCACTGGAGGACTTCTGTTCATGTATGTACAATGCAAGGTGTACGTACAGCTGTGGAAGAGACTTAAAGCTTATAACCGAGTAATATATGTACAAAACTGTCCAGAAACTAgcaaaaagaatatttttgaaaaaccTGCACTAATGGAGCCAAACTTCGAAAGTAAAGAAATGTTTGGGGTTCACCATTCAGACACAAACTCTTCACATTACACAGAGCCAGAAGACTGTGCTGCAGAAATCCTTCATGTCTGA
- the MARCHF8 gene encoding E3 ubiquitin-protein ligase MARCHF8 isoform X3, with amino-acid sequence MNMPLHQISVIPAQDVTSSRVSRSKTKEKEEQAGSPTSVSAPHSFSRTSVTPSTQDICSSSAVFSECCHHSPVQSAVVLKNPHCQSPLTQGVTVTVICQDTLHAAKRNSRGQDRGQALRSAKNVKPTRTLKFSKSLNDVDQKAQSTSECFDYVERTRSEGKLTLNQEQCLRINKFHLKERKPLNLRPLSFSNSKHSYIPSLSNYSSASGGAENHSAVHIPLLEDKVDHDSSRSKKLLRYLFSFSHTSSISSLHKFHELESYSSHFQADKSSSMLVESTDFCSDDMGDDDVFEDSTSVKLKPKEQRAPLCSVEKDSDLDCPSPLSEKLPPLSPVSTSGDTCRICHCEGDDESPLITPCHCTGSLHFVHQACLQQWIKSSDTRCCELCKYEFIMETKLKPLRKWEKLQMTASERRKIMCSVTFHIIAITCVVWSLYVLIDRTAEEIKQGQTTGILEWPFWTKLVVVAIGFTGGLLFMYVQCKVYVQLWKRLKAYNRVIYVQNCPETSKKNIFEKPALMEPNFESKEMFGVHHSDTNSSHYTEPEDCAAEILHV; translated from the exons GCTGGAAGTCCAACCTCTGTCTCTGCCCCTCATAGCTTCTCTCGGACTTCTGTTACACCATCCACCCAGGACATCTGCAG TTCCAGTGCAGTGTTTTCTGAGTGTTGTCATCACAGTCCAGTGCAGTCTGCTGTTGTCTTGAAAAATCCGCACTGCCAGAGCCCTCTGACACAAGGGGTCACTGTGACAGTAATCTGTCAGGACACGTTACATGCAGCAAAGAGAAACTCCCGTGGGCAGGATCGGGGCCAGGCACTCAGGTCTGCTAAGAATGTAAAGCCCACCCGCACCCTGAAATTCTCCAAGTCCCTCAATGACGTGGACCAGAAGGCGCAGAGCACCAGCGAGTGCTTTGATTATGTGGAGCGGACACGCTCAGAAGGCAAACTGACCCTGAATCAAGAGCAGTGTTTAAGGATTAACAAATTTCATCTTAAAGAGAGGAAACCGCTGAATCTCAGGCCTCTTTCTTTTAGCAATTCTAAGCACTCCTATATCCCTTCCCTTTCCAACTACTCAAGTGCATCGGGAGGAGCAGAGAACCACAGCGCTGTGCATATCCCCCTGCTGGAGGACAAGGTGGACCATGACTCCTCAAGGAGCAAAAAACTGTTGCGttaccttttttccttctcccacaCCTCCAGCATCAGCAGCCTGCATAAATTTCACGAACTGGAGAGCTATTCCAGTCACTTCCAAGCTGACAAATCCTCCAGCATGCTGGTGGAAAGCACAGACTTCTGCTCTGATGATATGGGAGATGATGACGTCTTTGAGGACAGCACCTCAGTGAAACTCAAACCAAAAGAGCAGCGGGCACCACTCTGTTCAGTTGAGAAGGACAGTGACCTAGACTGCCCTTCCCCCCTCTCAGAAAAGTtgccccctctgtcccctgtgtccACATCGGGGGATACCTGCAG GATATGTCACTGTGAAGGAGATGATGAGAGCCCTTTGATTACCCCCTGCCACTGTACGGGCAGTCTTCACTTTGTGCACCAGGCGTGCCTGCAGCAATGGATCAAGAGCTCGGACACGCGATGCTGTGAGCTGTGCAAGTATGAGTTCATCATGGAGACAAAGCTGAAGCCTTTGAGGAAG tgggagaagctgcagatgACAGCCAGCGAGAGGAGGAAGATCATGTGCTCTGTAACATTCCATATCATTGCCATCACCTGTGTTGTGTGGTCTCTCTATGTCCTGATAGACAGGACTGCTGAAGAGATTAAACAGGGACAAACTACCG gTATTCTAGAGTGGCCATTTTGGACTAAGCTGGTAGTTGTGGCTATTGGTTTCACTGGAGGACTTCTGTTCATGTATGTACAATGCAAGGTGTACGTACAGCTGTGGAAGAGACTTAAAGCTTATAACCGAGTAATATATGTACAAAACTGTCCAGAAACTAgcaaaaagaatatttttgaaaaaccTGCACTAATGGAGCCAAACTTCGAAAGTAAAGAAATGTTTGGGGTTCACCATTCAGACACAAACTCTTCACATTACACAGAGCCAGAAGACTGTGCTGCAGAAATCCTTCATGTCTGA
- the MARCHF8 gene encoding E3 ubiquitin-protein ligase MARCHF8 isoform X2: MNMPLHQISVIPAQDVTSSRVSRSKTKEKEEQNEKALGHSVSRSSNISKAGSPTSVSAPHSFSRTSVTPSTQDICSSSAVFSECCHHSPVQSAVVLKNPHCQSPLTQGVTVTVICQDTLHAAKRNSRGQDRGQALRSAKNVKPTRTLKFSKSLNDVDQKAQSTSECFDYVERTRSEGKLTLNQEQCLRINKFHLKERKPLNLRPLSFSNSKHSYIPSLSNYSSASGGAENHSAVHIPLLEDKVDHDSSRSKKLLRYLFSFSHTSSISSLHKFHELESYSSHFQADKSSSMLVESTDFCSDDMGDDDVFEDSTSVKLKPKEQRAPLCSVEKDSDLDCPSPLSEKLPPLSPVSTSGDTCRICHCEGDDESPLITPCHCTGSLHFVHQACLQQWIKSSDTRCCELCKYEFIMETKLKPLRKWEKLQMTASERRKIMCSVTFHIIAITCVVWSLYVLIDRTAEEIKQGQTTGILEWPFWTKLVVVAIGFTGGLLFMYVQCKVYVQLWKRLKAYNRVIYVQNCPETSKKNIFEKPALMEPNFESKEMFGVHHSDTNSSHYTEPEDCAAEILHV; encoded by the exons AATGAGAAGGCTTTGGGGCATTCCGTGAGCCGCTCTAGTAACATCTCAAAG GCTGGAAGTCCAACCTCTGTCTCTGCCCCTCATAGCTTCTCTCGGACTTCTGTTACACCATCCACCCAGGACATCTGCAG TTCCAGTGCAGTGTTTTCTGAGTGTTGTCATCACAGTCCAGTGCAGTCTGCTGTTGTCTTGAAAAATCCGCACTGCCAGAGCCCTCTGACACAAGGGGTCACTGTGACAGTAATCTGTCAGGACACGTTACATGCAGCAAAGAGAAACTCCCGTGGGCAGGATCGGGGCCAGGCACTCAGGTCTGCTAAGAATGTAAAGCCCACCCGCACCCTGAAATTCTCCAAGTCCCTCAATGACGTGGACCAGAAGGCGCAGAGCACCAGCGAGTGCTTTGATTATGTGGAGCGGACACGCTCAGAAGGCAAACTGACCCTGAATCAAGAGCAGTGTTTAAGGATTAACAAATTTCATCTTAAAGAGAGGAAACCGCTGAATCTCAGGCCTCTTTCTTTTAGCAATTCTAAGCACTCCTATATCCCTTCCCTTTCCAACTACTCAAGTGCATCGGGAGGAGCAGAGAACCACAGCGCTGTGCATATCCCCCTGCTGGAGGACAAGGTGGACCATGACTCCTCAAGGAGCAAAAAACTGTTGCGttaccttttttccttctcccacaCCTCCAGCATCAGCAGCCTGCATAAATTTCACGAACTGGAGAGCTATTCCAGTCACTTCCAAGCTGACAAATCCTCCAGCATGCTGGTGGAAAGCACAGACTTCTGCTCTGATGATATGGGAGATGATGACGTCTTTGAGGACAGCACCTCAGTGAAACTCAAACCAAAAGAGCAGCGGGCACCACTCTGTTCAGTTGAGAAGGACAGTGACCTAGACTGCCCTTCCCCCCTCTCAGAAAAGTtgccccctctgtcccctgtgtccACATCGGGGGATACCTGCAG GATATGTCACTGTGAAGGAGATGATGAGAGCCCTTTGATTACCCCCTGCCACTGTACGGGCAGTCTTCACTTTGTGCACCAGGCGTGCCTGCAGCAATGGATCAAGAGCTCGGACACGCGATGCTGTGAGCTGTGCAAGTATGAGTTCATCATGGAGACAAAGCTGAAGCCTTTGAGGAAG tgggagaagctgcagatgACAGCCAGCGAGAGGAGGAAGATCATGTGCTCTGTAACATTCCATATCATTGCCATCACCTGTGTTGTGTGGTCTCTCTATGTCCTGATAGACAGGACTGCTGAAGAGATTAAACAGGGACAAACTACCG gTATTCTAGAGTGGCCATTTTGGACTAAGCTGGTAGTTGTGGCTATTGGTTTCACTGGAGGACTTCTGTTCATGTATGTACAATGCAAGGTGTACGTACAGCTGTGGAAGAGACTTAAAGCTTATAACCGAGTAATATATGTACAAAACTGTCCAGAAACTAgcaaaaagaatatttttgaaaaaccTGCACTAATGGAGCCAAACTTCGAAAGTAAAGAAATGTTTGGGGTTCACCATTCAGACACAAACTCTTCACATTACACAGAGCCAGAAGACTGTGCTGCAGAAATCCTTCATGTCTGA